One stretch of Gadus chalcogrammus isolate NIFS_2021 chromosome 14, NIFS_Gcha_1.0, whole genome shotgun sequence DNA includes these proteins:
- the lysmd2 gene encoding lysM and putative peptidoglycan-binding domain-containing protein 2 encodes MAEFSPVLSLRDGGGRFGQPIFPRSRSGSESDSELSQSLARTKIRSYGSTASVAASLGEKFIEHRVSDSDTLQGIALKYGVTTEQIKRANKLFGNDCIFLRASLSIPVLSERRYQFNGLYPESPDGEPGSLPRGGDAPRGTESVGEGGPSPAPSPPPSADPGPPPRPQPEELSAKDFLHRLDLQIKQSKQAARRLKEEEHRDSEEDFTVTTTAYQEI; translated from the exons ATGGCGGAGTTCTCGCCTGTGTTGTCTTTGCGGGATGGAGGGGGACGATTCGGGCAGCCTATCTTTCCCAGATCCAGGTCGGGTTCCGAGTCAGATAGCGAACTGTCCCAGAGCCTGGCCCGAACAAAGATCCGCTCGTACGGGAGCACGGCCAGCGTCGCAGCGTCTCTGGGAGAGAAATTCATAGAGCATCGGGTTTCCGACAGTGATACACTGCAAGGGATTGCCCTCAAATACGGAGTAACG ACGGAGCAGATCAAACGGGCCAACAAGCTGTTCGGCAACGACTGCATCTTCCTGCGGGCCAGCCTCAGCATCCCCGTCCTGTCGGAGAGGCGCTACCAGTTCAACGGCCTGTACCCGGAGTCCCCCGACGGCGAGCCCGGGTCGCTGCCCCGCGGCGGGGACGCGCCCCGCGGGACGGAGagcgtgggggaggggggcccctCGCCGGCCccgtcgccgccgccgtcggcggaccccggccccccgccccggCCCCAGCCTGAGGAGCTGTCGGCCAAAGACTTCTTACACAGACTGGACTTGCAGATCAAACAGTCGAAGCAGGCGGCGCgcaggctgaaggaggaggagcacag ggACAGCGAGGAGGACTTTACCGTCACCACGACGGCATACCAGGAGATCTAA